One segment of Mycobacterium spongiae DNA contains the following:
- a CDS encoding 3-oxoacyl-ACP reductase — MDLRQRLAGRVAVVTGGGGGIGLAAARRMHAEGAMIVVGDVDPAAGGAAAEELAGLFVHVDVSDEDEVDRLFETAAETCGSVDIAFNNAGISPPEDDVIETTEMPAWQRVQDVNLTSVYLCCRAALRHMVPAGKGSIVNTASFVAVMGSATSQISYTASKGGVLAMSRELGVQFARQGIRVNALCPGPVNTPLLQELFATDPQRAARRLVHVPLGRFAEPNEIAAAVAFLASDDASFITASTFMVDGGISSAYVTPL, encoded by the coding sequence GTGGATCTGCGCCAACGGCTGGCGGGTCGGGTTGCGGTCGTCACCGGCGGCGGCGGCGGCATCGGTCTGGCCGCAGCCCGCCGGATGCATGCCGAAGGCGCGATGATCGTCGTGGGTGACGTCGATCCCGCGGCAGGCGGTGCTGCCGCCGAGGAGCTTGCCGGTTTGTTTGTGCACGTAGATGTTTCCGACGAAGATGAGGTCGACCGTCTCTTTGAGACTGCCGCCGAGACCTGCGGGTCAGTCGATATCGCATTCAACAATGCCGGCATCTCGCCGCCCGAGGACGACGTCATTGAAACCACCGAAATGCCGGCCTGGCAACGAGTCCAAGACGTCAACCTCACATCGGTATACCTGTGTTGCCGGGCGGCGTTGCGGCACATGGTGCCCGCCGGGAAGGGTTCGATCGTCAACACGGCGTCCTTCGTCGCGGTCATGGGGTCGGCGACGTCACAAATCTCTTACACCGCCTCCAAGGGCGGGGTGCTGGCTATGTCACGTGAGTTGGGGGTGCAGTTCGCCCGGCAGGGCATCCGGGTCAACGCGTTGTGCCCAGGACCGGTCAATACCCCGCTGCTGCAAGAGCTGTTCGCCACCGACCCGCAGCGGGCCGCGCGCAGGTTGGTGCACGTGCCGCTGGGCCGCTTTGCGGAACCCAACGAAATCGCGGCTGCAGTAGCATTTTTGGCGAGCGATGATGCGTCGTTCATCACCGCGTCGACGTTCATGGTCGACGGCGGCATCAGCTCGGCGTACGTCACTCCGTTGTAG
- a CDS encoding PPE family protein has protein sequence MDFGALPPEINSVRMYSGPGSGSMLAAAGAWDILATELYSVASGYSSVIAGLVIKWQGPAAVAMAQAAAPYATWLSATGAQAEQAATQAQAAASAHAAAFAATVPPPLIIANRTLLMSLIATNILGQNSPAIAATEADYEEMWAQDATAMYGYAAASATASQLTPFTSPPATTDAAGLASQGAVVAEAAGAAAGTQTQEVMSSGSALVSTVPQALQGLASAPASTSLETTLESAASYMSHFNTFSAPTKYATYPMTFLNQALTASRGLASAPAAAAKAVESGLAGGVGASARAVEAVGLSALGSGAGDVALSAGVGRGLSIGALSVPPSWLTTPAGSLGAELSRGTWSAAPLSGSAGATPAGMPFMPIGNMAGRGMSGAAASRFELRSGVVPHTPAGG, from the coding sequence ATGGATTTCGGAGCACTACCGCCGGAGATCAACTCCGTGCGCATGTATTCCGGTCCCGGATCGGGATCGATGCTGGCCGCAGCCGGGGCCTGGGACATACTGGCGACTGAGCTCTACTCGGTGGCCAGTGGCTACAGCTCGGTGATCGCAGGCCTCGTGATCAAATGGCAGGGCCCCGCCGCTGTCGCCATGGCCCAAGCCGCCGCACCGTATGCAACGTGGCTCAGCGCCACCGGAGCCCAGGCGGAGCAAGCGGCCACCCAGGCCCAGGCGGCCGCCAGTGCCCATGCGGCAGCGTTCGCGGCGACCGTGCCGCCGCCGTTGATCATTGCGAACCGTACGTTGCTCATGTCGCTGATCGCGACGAACATCCTGGGGCAGAACAGCCCTGCGATCGCGGCGACCGAGGCCGACTACGAAGAAATGTGGGCTCAGGATGCGACGGCGATGTACGGGTATGCGGCCGCTTCGGCGACCGCATCCCAGCTCACACCGTTCACCTCACCGCCGGCGACCACCGATGCAGCGGGACTCGCCAGTCAGGGTGCCGTCGTCGCCGAAGCGGCCGGCGCCGCGGCCGGGACACAGACACAGGAGGTCATGTCGAGCGGGTCTGCACTGGTATCGACGGTGCCCCAAGCACTTCAGGGGCTCGCGTCGGCGCCGGCGTCCACCTCGCTGGAGACCACCCTTGAGTCGGCGGCATCGTATATGTCGCATTTCAACACCTTTAGCGCGCCGACAAAATACGCGACGTATCCCATGACGTTCCTGAACCAGGCGCTGACGGCGTCGAGGGGCTTAGCCTCCGCGCCGGCGGCGGCAGCCAAGGCGGTGGAATCCGGTCTGGCGGGCGGGGTCGGTGCGAGTGCGCGCGCTGTGGAAGCGGTCGGCTTATCAGCCCTGGGTAGCGGTGCTGGCGACGTGGCACTGTCGGCCGGTGTCGGTCGGGGGCTCTCGATCGGTGCGTTGTCGGTGCCCCCGAGTTGGCTAACGACGCCGGCAGGCTCGTTGGGCGCTGAGTTGTCGAGGGGCACCTGGAGCGCCGCACCTCTGAGTGGATCAGCTGGCGCGACCCCGGCCGGTATGCCCTTCATGCCGATCGGGAACATGGCCGGACGCGGCATGAGCGGCGCTGCGGCTTCCCGATTCGAGCTCCGCTCCGGGGTGGTGCCCCATACTCCGGCTGGCGGCTGA